Proteins co-encoded in one Bacillota bacterium genomic window:
- a CDS encoding FMN-binding protein yields the protein MKLVLIILGVVVVLIGGFMLIFNAGMGEIKAMSIGQVDLSKIPDGVYRGSFKRGRWAYNVEVTVKDHKIEKVTLLDDKMRMFEKVNSELVSRILQRQTVRVDAVTGTTISSKALLKAVETALSSSPRG from the coding sequence ATGAAGCTTGTACTCATCATCCTCGGTGTCGTGGTCGTTTTGATCGGCGGCTTCATGCTCATCTTCAACGCAGGCATGGGCGAGATCAAGGCGATGTCAATCGGCCAAGTGGACCTTTCAAAAATCCCCGACGGAGTCTATCGTGGCTCTTTCAAGCGGGGCAGGTGGGCCTACAACGTCGAGGTGACCGTCAAGGATCACAAGATCGAGAAGGTGACCCTGCTCGACGACAAGATGAGGATGTTCGAGAAAGTGAACAGTGAGCTGGTCTCGCGGATCTTGCAGAGACAGACTGTCCGGGTGGACGCAGTGACCGGTACAACCATCTCCAGCAAGGCGCTGCTCAAAGCGGTGGAGACCGCACTGAGCAGCAGCCCACGCGGCTAA
- a CDS encoding DUF3795 domain-containing protein, translating into MATDMVLKALAPCGLSCEKCFAYADGEIAGYARLLKERLGNFDTFASRFVKLGMPVFENYAAFKELLDYLTKGECLGCRKGTCKHPDCGVRECYRAKNVAFCYECAEFPCDRSRFDPNLKARWIAMNERMRQIGPDAYYEETKDDPRYK; encoded by the coding sequence ATGGCTACCGACATGGTCCTGAAGGCGCTGGCTCCCTGTGGTCTGAGCTGCGAGAAGTGCTTTGCCTATGCCGACGGTGAGATCGCCGGGTACGCCCGGTTGCTCAAGGAGCGCCTCGGCAACTTCGACACATTCGCTTCGAGGTTCGTCAAACTCGGGATGCCTGTGTTCGAGAATTACGCAGCCTTCAAGGAATTGCTCGACTACCTTACGAAGGGCGAATGCCTCGGTTGCAGGAAGGGCACCTGCAAGCATCCCGATTGTGGAGTCCGGGAATGCTATCGGGCCAAGAACGTGGCATTCTGCTACGAGTGTGCGGAATTCCCCTGCGATAGAAGCAGGTTCGACCCCAACCTGAAAGCGCGCTGGATCGCCATGAACGAGCGTATGCGGCAGATTGGCCCCGACGCCTATTATGAAGAGACGAAAGACGACCCGCGCTATAAGTGA
- a CDS encoding cysteine hydrolase produces the protein MSDIPLGKIEPGRTALLLIDFQRRHLDAEIAYHPVSKEEAERIVRNARRLLEFARTSGIPVIFVETFSRRASKWGIVDARNAYWEAQANRVVPGSNFVRRTGRNVEGSVYAEILPDLAPGPDDIRVLKKRYSAFYGSDLELVLRGLGVDTLIVAGVNTNNCVLSTCFDAFNRDYRIIVIEDCCGSMNGADMHEFAIKEIKAALGWVRSSEEMATLLRSEHEQGAARP, from the coding sequence ATGAGCGATATCCCTCTTGGCAAGATAGAACCAGGACGTACGGCCCTCTTGCTCATCGATTTCCAGCGCCGCCACCTGGATGCCGAAATAGCGTACCACCCTGTGAGCAAAGAAGAAGCGGAAAGGATCGTCCGGAACGCCAGGCGCTTGCTCGAGTTTGCCCGCACAAGCGGTATTCCGGTGATATTTGTGGAGACGTTTTCGAGAAGGGCCTCGAAATGGGGGATCGTAGACGCGCGGAACGCGTACTGGGAAGCCCAGGCAAACCGCGTGGTTCCAGGCAGCAACTTCGTTCGTCGTACGGGCCGCAATGTGGAAGGTTCCGTTTACGCAGAAATCCTTCCGGACCTGGCTCCGGGACCGGATGACATCAGGGTGCTGAAGAAGCGCTACAGCGCTTTCTACGGCTCGGACCTCGAACTGGTGCTGCGCGGCCTCGGGGTTGACACCCTTATCGTAGCGGGTGTGAACACAAACAACTGTGTGCTTTCCACCTGCTTTGACGCATTCAATCGCGACTACAGGATCATCGTGATCGAGGACTGCTGTGGCAGCATGAACGGCGCCGACATGCACGAGTTCGCGATCAAGGAGATAAAGGCTGCCCTGGGGTGGGTCCGAAGTTCGGAAGAGATGGCGACCTTGTTACGCAGTGAACACGAGCAGGGAGCCGCACGGCCCTGA
- a CDS encoding XTP/dITP diphosphatase: MPASRLVIATHNKGKVDEIRALLDGIDVEVLSLAEFPHVPPVDETGLTFAENAVIKARHAAEATGILAVADDSGIEVDALGGRPGVISARFSGQGATDESNNRKILDLLKDVPFDRRTARFVSVIAVCDPAGRAETATGVCEGVVTFEPRGTSGFGYDPLFLVPQLGKTYAELGLEEKNSVSHRGRALRAARPILLRMLGA; the protein is encoded by the coding sequence GTGCCGGCGAGTAGACTGGTTATCGCCACGCACAACAAGGGGAAGGTGGATGAGATCCGCGCCCTCCTCGACGGTATCGACGTCGAGGTGTTGTCGCTGGCCGAGTTCCCGCACGTGCCTCCCGTCGATGAGACCGGCTTGACATTCGCGGAGAACGCCGTGATAAAGGCGCGTCATGCCGCCGAGGCCACGGGCATTTTGGCCGTGGCCGACGACTCCGGCATCGAAGTCGATGCGCTCGGGGGGCGGCCGGGCGTCATATCGGCGAGGTTCTCGGGACAGGGCGCCACCGACGAGTCGAACAACCGCAAGATCCTCGATCTTCTCAAGGATGTCCCGTTCGACCGGCGTACCGCGAGGTTTGTCTCGGTCATCGCCGTCTGCGACCCCGCCGGACGAGCAGAAACGGCAACCGGTGTGTGCGAGGGCGTGGTGACGTTCGAACCCAGGGGAACGAGCGGCTTCGGTTACGACCCGCTGTTCCTTGTGCCTCAGCTGGGGAAAACATACGCTGAACTGGGATTAGAGGAGAAGAACAGTGTCAGCCACAGGGGGCGGGCACTCAGGGCGGCGCGCCCTATCCTGCTGCGGATGCTGGGTGCCTGA
- the rph gene encoding ribonuclease PH, translating into MWNQLRPVRITRGYLKFPDGSVLAETGDTKVICSATIEEKTPLFLKGTGQGWVTAEYGMLPGSTPTRMQREATRGRPGGRTLEIQRLIGRALRAVVNLGALGERTVWVDCDVIQADGGTRTASITGAFVAVVDALSAARESGLMQRLPVNDFLAATSVGIVDDTFLLDLAFDEDSRARVDMNVVMTGRGNMVEIQGTGERAPFSVAEMERLITLARDGITQLIEVEKAALGPLAMEVGRAGE; encoded by the coding sequence ATGTGGAACCAGCTCAGGCCGGTCAGGATCACCCGTGGGTACCTCAAGTTTCCCGACGGCTCGGTTCTCGCCGAGACCGGCGATACAAAGGTTATTTGCTCGGCGACGATCGAGGAGAAAACCCCGTTGTTCCTGAAAGGGACCGGACAGGGGTGGGTCACCGCCGAGTACGGAATGCTCCCGGGTTCGACGCCCACCCGCATGCAACGTGAGGCCACCAGGGGGCGGCCGGGAGGCCGCACACTCGAAATCCAGCGACTGATCGGCCGCGCCCTGCGCGCTGTCGTGAATCTGGGCGCACTCGGTGAGCGGACGGTGTGGGTCGACTGCGACGTAATCCAGGCCGACGGGGGGACCAGGACGGCGTCCATAACCGGGGCGTTCGTCGCGGTGGTAGATGCTCTGTCGGCTGCGCGAGAGAGTGGCCTCATGCAGAGGCTTCCCGTCAACGACTTCCTTGCTGCAACCAGCGTCGGGATAGTAGACGACACATTCCTCCTCGACCTTGCGTTCGACGAGGATTCCCGCGCCCGCGTTGACATGAACGTGGTGATGACCGGCAGGGGCAATATGGTCGAGATACAGGGGACCGGCGAGAGGGCGCCTTTCTCAGTTGCCGAGATGGAGCGCCTGATTACGCTGGCCCGTGACGGAATAACCCAACTGATCGAGGTTGAGAAGGCCGCCCTCGGGCCCCTCGCGATGGAGGTCGGCCGTGCCGGCGAGTAG
- a CDS encoding aminopeptidase P family protein, with the protein MEAETDRDLYPRCSDAEFERRHNKLRKSMDERGLDCLLIYGGYKEMYQANAFWVTNYADCFQSWTVFPLQGEPALYNTLYPHLLYAKKVSVIRTTEWGGPSIAETVVKRVKELGLGEARIGLVGIDSRRTVNFPQSHYEVFCRELPGAKFEDATTLVEKIRSVKSAEEISFVEKGAKITDSCMKALVDAVRPGVTDFELYAVINETAYRLGGAPNFTLFASTSMLDPNMPYPWPQPSKRTVKKQDLISNELCANYAGYSGQLIRPIALGKPPKEFLEIYKIAEDLYHAIAGAIKPGNTEQDVINAVKPIAARGGFYQQAPLVHGWDNKPDRPWIGLPGAAHFPITPHVFEEGQLIMIEPNPCSLDLKKGIFLGSLHVVTGTGCRCLQEFPLEFTIKE; encoded by the coding sequence TTGGAGGCGGAAACGGATAGGGACCTGTATCCAAGGTGTTCGGATGCCGAGTTCGAGCGGCGCCACAACAAGCTCCGCAAGTCCATGGATGAGAGGGGGCTTGACTGCCTCCTGATCTACGGCGGGTACAAAGAGATGTACCAGGCCAACGCCTTTTGGGTCACGAACTACGCGGATTGCTTCCAATCGTGGACCGTGTTCCCGCTGCAGGGGGAACCGGCGCTCTACAACACCCTGTACCCGCACCTTCTCTATGCCAAGAAGGTGTCCGTGATCAGGACGACGGAATGGGGCGGCCCGAGCATCGCCGAAACCGTGGTCAAGCGTGTGAAGGAACTGGGACTGGGAGAGGCGCGCATCGGGCTGGTAGGCATCGATAGCCGCCGGACGGTCAACTTCCCGCAAAGCCACTACGAGGTGTTTTGCCGCGAGCTGCCTGGGGCGAAATTCGAGGATGCCACGACGCTGGTGGAGAAGATCCGCTCGGTGAAGAGCGCGGAAGAGATCTCGTTCGTGGAGAAAGGCGCGAAGATTACGGACAGCTGTATGAAGGCCCTGGTGGACGCCGTCCGCCCGGGCGTCACGGACTTCGAGCTCTACGCGGTCATCAATGAGACGGCGTATCGCCTGGGAGGGGCCCCGAATTTCACGCTGTTCGCGTCGACCTCGATGCTTGATCCCAACATGCCGTACCCGTGGCCGCAGCCGTCGAAACGGACTGTCAAGAAGCAGGACCTCATCAGCAACGAGCTGTGCGCCAACTATGCTGGTTACTCCGGCCAGCTCATCCGGCCGATCGCGCTTGGCAAACCCCCGAAGGAATTCCTCGAGATCTACAAGATCGCGGAGGACCTGTACCACGCGATCGCCGGGGCGATCAAGCCGGGCAATACGGAGCAGGACGTGATCAACGCGGTGAAGCCGATCGCGGCCCGCGGTGGATTCTACCAGCAGGCCCCCCTGGTGCACGGTTGGGACAACAAGCCCGATCGCCCCTGGATCGGTCTCCCGGGCGCGGCCCACTTCCCGATAACGCCCCACGTTTTTGAAGAGGGGCAGCTGATCATGATCGAGCCGAACCCGTGCAGCCTGGATCTGAAAAAGGGCATATTCCTCGGGAGCCTGCACGTCGTCACCGGCACAGGGTGTCGTTGCCTGCAGGAGTTTCCGCTCGAGTTCACAATTAAGGAGTAG
- the smpB gene encoding SsrA-binding protein SmpB codes for MRRVEGVKIIGENRKARHDYHIEETIEAGIALVGTEVKSLRLGRLSLRDSYAQVKDGEAILYNVHISPYEPADRFNHDPMRPRRLLLHKREILRLRHKAEEKGYTLVPLKMYFKRGRAKVELAVARGKREYDKRDDIAERDAKRDIARAMRRRADE; via the coding sequence GTGAGAAGGGTGGAAGGCGTAAAAATAATAGGTGAAAACCGCAAGGCCAGGCACGATTATCACATCGAGGAGACTATCGAGGCAGGCATTGCCCTGGTGGGGACCGAGGTGAAGTCGCTCAGACTCGGAAGGCTCAGCCTTCGCGATTCGTACGCCCAGGTGAAAGACGGCGAGGCGATCCTGTACAACGTGCACATCAGCCCGTACGAGCCGGCCGACCGGTTCAATCACGATCCGATGAGGCCGAGGAGGCTGCTGTTGCACAAACGGGAAATCTTGAGGCTTCGCCACAAGGCCGAGGAAAAGGGATACACGCTGGTCCCGCTCAAGATGTACTTCAAACGGGGCCGCGCCAAGGTCGAACTGGCGGTTGCGCGCGGCAAGAGGGAGTATGATAAGAGGGACGACATCGCCGAGCGGGACGCCAAGCGCGACATCGCGCGGGCCATGAGGCGCAGGGCGGACGAATAG
- a CDS encoding metallophosphoesterase, translating to MILGIVSDSHGDVPRLKRFLREVGPVDAILHAGDFYEDSKKLSGITKVKVIGVMGNCDYLMTGPLEKVVEVSGKKVLLAHGHQYGVKRDREALKKRAVSLGVDAVVFGHTHVAETFWAGDVLFVNPGSCHYGRGSHGPSYGTLEITPDGGMVASIHYLE from the coding sequence TTGATTCTCGGAATTGTCAGCGATTCTCATGGGGATGTCCCGCGGCTGAAGCGTTTCCTCCGCGAGGTCGGCCCGGTGGACGCTATTCTTCACGCGGGCGATTTCTACGAGGATAGCAAGAAATTGTCGGGGATAACCAAGGTCAAGGTCATTGGGGTCATGGGCAACTGCGACTACCTGATGACCGGTCCACTGGAAAAGGTGGTTGAAGTGAGTGGGAAGAAGGTACTGCTCGCCCACGGCCACCAGTACGGCGTGAAGAGAGACCGTGAGGCGCTGAAGAAGCGGGCAGTATCGCTGGGCGTCGACGCAGTCGTATTCGGCCACACGCACGTCGCGGAGACATTCTGGGCAGGAGACGTGCTTTTCGTAAACCCCGGCAGCTGCCACTACGGCAGGGGGTCACATGGTCCTTCGTACGGCACGCTGGAGATTACCCCCGATGGCGGGATGGTGGCGTCCATCCACTATCTCGAGTGA
- a CDS encoding L,D-transpeptidase, whose protein sequence is MRPVPSLAFTGVLVVVLALTQPPANTPHPVSAEVYGPGSPGEIEVAPGPAEGATPHGDTPPDAPPGQQQPPVPLEPGDSGDPEVVIDTGALALLVMRRGEVVRRYPIAVGKPSTPSPEGRFVVSSILRHPTWYPRGQAPVPPGPQNPLGSRWIGLSDSPYGIHGTNNDASIEHRVSAGCIRMHNRDVEELCGLVQIGTPVVLRRGGSGGGEAPPVIARSGQPGRGERTPRPRKPERHYARW, encoded by the coding sequence GTGAGACCGGTACCGTCGCTGGCGTTCACAGGCGTCCTTGTCGTGGTCCTCGCGCTGACTCAACCTCCGGCAAACACGCCCCACCCAGTTTCCGCGGAAGTCTACGGGCCCGGCTCGCCGGGGGAGATCGAAGTCGCGCCGGGTCCGGCGGAAGGCGCGACACCGCACGGAGACACTCCACCGGATGCGCCGCCGGGGCAGCAACAACCGCCTGTCCCCCTGGAGCCTGGCGACAGCGGCGACCCTGAGGTCGTAATAGACACCGGGGCCCTCGCGCTCCTCGTAATGCGGCGCGGCGAAGTCGTGAGACGTTACCCGATAGCCGTGGGCAAGCCCTCTACTCCGTCTCCCGAGGGGCGCTTCGTGGTTTCCTCAATCCTCAGGCACCCAACCTGGTACCCCAGGGGGCAGGCCCCCGTCCCGCCGGGTCCACAGAACCCGCTTGGTTCCAGGTGGATTGGGCTGAGCGATTCACCCTACGGAATTCACGGCACGAACAACGACGCCTCCATCGAGCACAGGGTGTCGGCAGGATGTATCCGGATGCACAACCGCGACGTGGAGGAACTCTGTGGGCTGGTACAGATAGGCACTCCGGTGGTGCTGAGGAGAGGTGGTTCAGGCGGCGGTGAGGCACCGCCTGTTATAGCCCGATCAGGTCAGCCCGGCCGCGGGGAGCGTACACCCCGCCCGCGAAAGCCGGAGAGGCATTACGCGAGATGGTAG
- a CDS encoding aldehyde ferredoxin oxidoreductase family protein translates to MKDYGRLWEVDLTTGKVTKDQISQDVIRLYLGGRGLGARLLLDYLKPGTDPLAPENVLMFISGPLTGTPAPGAGKYLVVTKSPATGAWLESYASGRLALELRYSGCDVLMIRGRAAQPSYLWVGDGAAEVRDARDLWGSDAFRTEEILARRFGDPAPGIACIGPAGENLIRFAGINSDFFRQAGRGGAGAVMGSKNLKAVVARGTKGLSCADSEGVLSLLSAHIDRVRGNPVAVRRRGYGTSLTMNATNEYGMLPTLNYQRGTAPEAGGRINAEGVGKAAYHTRGCTACITPCGVMTHTQGPLGDQYLEGPEYETLCLLGSNLGVFSLPYVCACNLLCDQLGLDTISTGNVIGFAMECFERGLIGTGDTGGRDLRFGRSDLVPGLIRDIAYMRGFGRDLSLGTRSLAAQVGQGSERWAIHVKGLEFSAYDPRAAFGGGLIYAVAPRGACHRRSSPVHVVRRTSVLYEPDGQARVVKDLFDERSIQHTVLVCDFIGRGAPVSADEYGDYLGFTIGEHFTGDELQEIADRIETTIRLFNNREGLSRSDDTLPPRILEEPLPDGPARGKIIGRANLDRMLDEYYQLRGWDPAGVPTKETVSRLQINPQTWLSPQRQAVSG, encoded by the coding sequence TTGAAGGACTACGGGCGTTTGTGGGAAGTTGACTTGACTACAGGGAAGGTTACGAAGGATCAGATCTCTCAGGATGTGATCCGCCTCTACCTTGGCGGTCGCGGCCTCGGCGCGCGGCTGTTACTCGATTACCTCAAGCCAGGCACGGATCCACTGGCTCCCGAAAACGTGCTGATGTTCATCTCGGGACCACTGACAGGCACTCCGGCCCCTGGAGCTGGGAAGTACCTCGTCGTGACGAAATCCCCCGCGACAGGGGCCTGGTTGGAAAGCTACGCCAGCGGCCGCCTGGCGCTCGAACTGCGCTACTCCGGCTGCGACGTATTGATGATAAGGGGAAGGGCGGCACAGCCCTCGTACCTCTGGGTGGGCGACGGGGCGGCCGAAGTTCGCGACGCTCGCGATCTCTGGGGGTCTGATGCGTTTCGCACCGAAGAGATTCTCGCGCGGCGTTTCGGGGATCCCGCGCCCGGAATTGCGTGCATCGGTCCGGCCGGCGAGAACCTCATCCGGTTCGCTGGCATCAACAGCGACTTTTTCCGGCAGGCGGGGCGCGGGGGCGCCGGGGCGGTAATGGGCTCCAAGAACCTTAAGGCAGTCGTCGCGAGGGGGACGAAGGGCCTGTCCTGCGCGGATAGCGAGGGCGTGCTGTCCCTCCTGTCGGCGCACATCGACCGCGTTCGGGGCAACCCGGTGGCTGTCCGCCGCAGGGGATACGGCACCTCCCTGACCATGAACGCCACCAACGAATACGGCATGCTCCCTACCCTCAATTACCAGCGTGGGACTGCTCCTGAAGCCGGGGGCAGAATCAACGCCGAGGGCGTAGGCAAGGCGGCCTACCACACTCGGGGGTGCACTGCATGCATCACGCCCTGCGGGGTAATGACCCACACGCAAGGGCCGCTGGGGGACCAGTACCTCGAGGGTCCGGAGTACGAGACACTATGCCTGCTAGGCAGCAACTTGGGTGTCTTCTCACTCCCTTACGTGTGTGCGTGTAACCTGCTGTGCGATCAACTTGGGCTGGACACGATTTCAACAGGCAACGTGATCGGCTTCGCCATGGAGTGTTTCGAGCGTGGTCTGATCGGTACGGGCGACACGGGCGGACGGGATCTCAGGTTCGGTCGCTCCGATCTCGTGCCGGGGCTCATCAGGGACATCGCCTACATGAGAGGGTTCGGGCGGGATCTCTCGCTGGGGACCAGGAGCCTCGCGGCACAAGTAGGTCAGGGCTCCGAGAGGTGGGCGATTCACGTGAAGGGGCTGGAATTCTCGGCCTACGACCCGCGGGCGGCCTTCGGCGGAGGGTTGATATACGCAGTGGCTCCTCGCGGCGCCTGCCACCGCAGGAGCTCACCGGTGCACGTGGTGCGCAGGACCAGTGTTCTCTACGAACCTGACGGGCAGGCTCGAGTGGTGAAGGACCTCTTCGACGAACGGTCCATCCAGCATACTGTGCTGGTATGCGACTTCATCGGCAGGGGCGCCCCCGTGTCGGCGGATGAATACGGGGATTACCTGGGGTTTACGATTGGCGAGCATTTCACCGGCGATGAGCTTCAAGAGATTGCGGACAGGATAGAGACCACCATACGCCTGTTCAACAACAGGGAGGGACTGTCACGATCGGACGACACGCTTCCCCCGCGCATCCTCGAGGAGCCGCTACCGGACGGCCCGGCGCGGGGGAAGATCATCGGCCGCGCCAATCTCGATAGAATGCTGGATGAGTACTACCAGCTTCGCGGCTGGGACCCCGCGGGCGTGCCGACGAAGGAAACCGTGTCAAGGCTACAGATCAATCCGCAGACCTGGCTCTCGCCACAACGACAGGCGGTTTCGGGGTAA
- a CDS encoding DUF2179 domain-containing protein — translation MVLVFEALFIFLCRVVDVSLGTVRLLLLFRGKRLQASVVGFFEVLVFINALGRVVNNLDSPVKLLAYAAGFATGNFVGSKLEERLALGYQTVHAVLPQNCADKLTCRLREAGFGATVVSASGREGQHSMVMVTLQRKALPAALALIETETPDAFVTILDTRQRRGGVFEYR, via the coding sequence TTGGTCCTCGTATTCGAAGCGCTTTTTATCTTCCTCTGCAGGGTTGTAGACGTATCTCTCGGCACCGTGCGGCTGCTCCTGCTGTTCAGGGGCAAGCGCCTGCAGGCCTCGGTGGTAGGGTTCTTTGAAGTGCTCGTGTTCATCAACGCGCTCGGGCGCGTCGTGAACAACCTGGATAGCCCCGTGAAGCTCCTGGCCTACGCCGCCGGTTTCGCGACGGGGAACTTCGTGGGCAGCAAGCTCGAGGAACGCCTGGCGCTCGGCTACCAGACGGTCCACGCGGTATTGCCTCAGAACTGCGCGGATAAACTGACTTGCAGGCTGAGGGAGGCCGGTTTCGGCGCCACCGTGGTTTCCGCCAGCGGACGCGAGGGACAGCACAGCATGGTGATGGTGACGCTCCAGAGGAAAGCGCTGCCCGCGGCGCTCGCCCTGATAGAAACCGAGACTCCGGACGCATTTGTGACTATACTTGACACAAGGCAACGCAGGGGCGGGGTTTTCGAGTACCGTTAG
- a CDS encoding amidohydrolase — protein sequence MLHSIPEAGFEEKQTSAFLAARLERAGFEVQRGLAGTGVVGYLRGHEPGPVVGLRADMDALRHELDGRVEARHSCGHDANCTMVLAAAEALAACKAVRRGRLVIVFQPAEEMLSGARAMIETGALDGLDYLIGVHLRPKEELGYGTATPSVRHGASGIMLATISGTPAHGARPHQGVNAVEAGALAVLSVSQVRLDPRVSHSVKATMIRGGGVSLNVIPDRVEMAFDLRAQTNQIMTGLREKVTRAINLAAGANGAKAEVTWKGGVPAAQDDRNVVEVATEVIKDVLGRDGLRAPLLTPGGEDFHEYPLAMKGLKTTIVGLGADVTPGLHHPEMVFNRDILLLGARILAGIACRIFNQEPATRECYEAESAGDTDS from the coding sequence ATGCTTCATTCGATTCCGGAGGCGGGTTTCGAGGAGAAACAGACGTCCGCATTCCTTGCGGCGAGGTTGGAGCGGGCCGGGTTCGAAGTTCAAAGGGGGCTTGCGGGGACCGGCGTGGTGGGGTATTTGCGGGGGCACGAACCCGGACCCGTAGTGGGTCTGCGTGCGGACATGGATGCGCTCCGGCACGAATTGGATGGCCGCGTGGAAGCCCGCCACTCGTGCGGTCACGACGCGAACTGCACCATGGTGCTTGCGGCGGCCGAAGCGCTGGCCGCGTGTAAGGCCGTCCGGCGGGGTAGGCTGGTGATCGTGTTTCAACCGGCGGAGGAAATGCTGTCCGGCGCCAGAGCCATGATCGAGACCGGAGCACTGGATGGATTGGACTACCTGATAGGCGTGCACCTCCGGCCTAAAGAAGAACTGGGATACGGCACCGCGACACCCTCCGTCAGGCACGGGGCGTCCGGAATCATGCTGGCAACGATTTCGGGGACACCCGCGCACGGGGCCAGACCGCATCAGGGGGTGAACGCGGTTGAAGCCGGCGCGCTTGCGGTACTTAGCGTAAGTCAGGTGAGGCTGGACCCCAGGGTCTCCCATTCAGTGAAGGCCACCATGATAAGGGGCGGGGGTGTATCTCTCAATGTCATTCCCGACCGCGTGGAAATGGCATTCGACCTGCGAGCCCAGACCAACCAGATCATGACGGGTCTGCGAGAAAAGGTCACCAGGGCCATCAACCTGGCGGCGGGCGCGAACGGAGCGAAAGCCGAGGTCACCTGGAAGGGAGGGGTCCCTGCCGCTCAAGACGATCGGAATGTGGTGGAGGTCGCCACCGAAGTAATAAAGGATGTGCTGGGGCGGGACGGACTTCGGGCGCCGCTGCTTACTCCGGGTGGGGAGGACTTTCACGAATACCCGCTTGCCATGAAGGGCCTCAAGACAACCATTGTTGGACTAGGGGCCGACGTCACCCCCGGCCTCCATCATCCCGAGATGGTGTTCAATCGGGATATCCTGCTTCTGGGGGCCAGGATCCTGGCTGGCATTGCGTGCAGGATCTTTAACCAGGAGCCGGCGACCCGTGAGTGTTACGAGGCGGAAAGCGCGGGGGACACTGACTCTTGA
- a CDS encoding amidohydrolase has translation MIVDVHAHYVPIRNGGGIGTRSAPRLVEVLPCAGGKVSVVVNGKAVAQVEPGLNDLGKQLEDMDREGITYRLLSIAPPIMLYELPPEQAVEWAAAVNEQLAADIDGNRRRFGGLATLPLQDPQAAAGELELSMTVRGFAGAQIATNVNGVEMDDPRLEPFWMIAESLGAFILMHPHYVAGKNRMEGYHLRNVVGNPLDTTLAAARLVFGGVMERHPGLRICLSHAGGYAALAAGRMNHAARVRPEIKGLKKPPSEYLKLFYYDTIAHDAEALAFVGRKMGPERVLAGTDYPFDMGDPSPARIVGEAGFDPATAGLILGGTARRLLSIP, from the coding sequence ATGATCGTAGATGTTCACGCCCATTACGTCCCAATTCGAAACGGCGGCGGTATAGGCACGCGGTCCGCGCCGCGGCTCGTAGAAGTACTACCGTGCGCCGGCGGCAAGGTGAGTGTCGTGGTGAACGGGAAGGCTGTGGCGCAGGTGGAGCCCGGCCTTAATGACCTTGGGAAACAGCTGGAGGACATGGACAGGGAAGGCATCACCTATCGCCTGCTGTCAATCGCGCCGCCTATCATGCTTTACGAACTCCCCCCCGAGCAAGCCGTTGAGTGGGCTGCCGCTGTGAACGAGCAGCTTGCAGCGGACATCGACGGGAACCGCCGCCGCTTCGGAGGCCTGGCGACGCTCCCCCTGCAGGATCCGCAGGCCGCCGCCGGCGAACTCGAGCTGTCGATGACGGTCCGCGGATTTGCAGGGGCTCAGATTGCCACCAACGTGAACGGCGTGGAAATGGACGACCCGCGCCTCGAGCCGTTTTGGATGATAGCGGAGTCGCTTGGCGCGTTCATCCTGATGCACCCGCATTATGTGGCGGGGAAAAACCGTATGGAGGGGTATCACCTTCGCAACGTGGTGGGCAACCCACTGGACACTACTCTAGCCGCGGCGAGGCTGGTGTTTGGAGGGGTGATGGAGCGCCACCCCGGCCTCAGGATCTGCCTGTCCCACGCCGGTGGATATGCAGCTTTGGCGGCGGGACGCATGAACCATGCGGCCCGCGTGCGGCCCGAGATCAAGGGCCTCAAGAAACCGCCATCGGAGTACCTGAAGCTGTTTTACTATGACACGATCGCGCACGACGCAGAAGCGCTGGCGTTCGTGGGCCGTAAGATGGGACCGGAGCGGGTGCTGGCGGGCACGGACTACCCGTTTGATATGGGCGACCCGTCCCCAGCGCGGATCGTCGGTGAGGCCGGGTTTGACCCGGCAACCGCTGGTCTCATCCTCGGCGGAACGGCTCGGCGCTTGCTGTCGATACCGTAG